One region of Bubalus kerabau isolate K-KA32 ecotype Philippines breed swamp buffalo chromosome 6, PCC_UOA_SB_1v2, whole genome shotgun sequence genomic DNA includes:
- the TTC39A gene encoding tetratricopeptide repeat protein 39A isoform X1: MAFLTAWKGAASGKSDYRTPVSSLHEALDQCMTALDLFLTNQFSEALNYLKPRTKESMYHSLTYATILEMQAMMTFDPQDILLAGNMMKEAQSLCQRHRKKSSVTDSFSSLVHRPTMDQFTEEEIHAEVCYAECLLQRAALTFLQDENMVSFIKGGIKVRNSYQTYKELDSLVQSSQYCKGENHRHFEGGVKLGVGAFNLTLSMLPTRILRLLEFVGFSGNKDYGLLQLEEGASGHSFRAVLCVMLLLCYHTFLTFVLGTGNVNIEEAEKLLRPYLKRYPKGAIFLFFAGRIEVIKGNVDAAIRRFEECCEAQQHWKQFHHMCYWELMWCFTYKAQWKMAYFYADLLSKENSWSKATYIYMKAAYLSMFGKEDYKPFGDDEVELFRAVPGLKLKIAGKSLPTEKFAIRKSRRYLSPKPISLPVPALEMMYIWNGYAVIGKQPELTDGILEIIIKAEEMLEKGPENEYSVDDECLVKLLKGLCLKYLGRVQEAEENFRSISANEKRIKYDHYLIPNALLELALLFMEQGRNEEAVKLLETAKQNYKNYSMESRTHFRIQAAILQAKSSLEKGNRSMVSSVSL, from the exons AACCAAGGAAAGCATGTACCACTCGCTGACTTATGCCACAATCCTGGAGATGCAGGCTATGATGACCTTTGACCCCCAGGACATCCTACTTGCTGGCAACATGATGAAGGAGGCGCAGTCGCTCTGTCAGAG GCACAGGAAGAAGTCCTCTGTAACAGATTCCTTCAGTAGCCTGGTGCACCGCCCCACTATGGACCAGTTCACAGAAG AGGAAATCCACGCTGAGGTCTGCTACGCAGAGTGCCTGCTGCAGAGAGCGGCCCTGACCTTCCTGCAG GACGAGAACATGGTGAGCTTCATCAAGGGCGGCATCAAAGTTCGAAACAGCTACCAGACCTACAA GGAGCTGGACAGCCTCGTGCAGTCCTCACAGTACTGCAAGGGGGAGAACCACAGGCACTTTGAAGGAGGGGTGAAGCTCGGCGTGGGCGCCTTCAACCTG ACGCTGTCCATGCTTCCTACCAGGATCCTGCGGCTGCTCGAGTTCGTAGGGTTTTCAGGAAACAAG GACTACGGGCTGCTGCAGCTGGAGGAGGGGGCGTCGgggcacagcttccgcgccgtgCTCTGCGTCATGCTGCTGCTCTGCTACCACACCTTCCTCACCTTCGTGCTTG GCACCGGGAACGTCAACATCGAGGAGGCAGAGAAGCTCTTGAGACCCTACCTGAAGCGATACCCTAAG GGCGCCATCTTCCTGTTCTTTGCGGGGCGGATTGAAGTCATTAAAGGCAATGTTGATGCG GCCATCCGGCGGTTCGAGGAGTGCTGTGAGGCCCAGCAGCACTGGAAGCAGTTCCACCACATGTGCTACTGGGAGCTGATGTGGTGCTTCACCTACAAGGCCCAGTGGAAGATGGCCTACTTCTACGCAGACCTGCTCAGCAAGGAGAACTCCTGGTCCAAG GCCACCTATATCTACATGAAGGCCGCCTACCTCAGCATGTTTGGGAAGGAGGACTACAAACCGTTCGGAGATGACGAAGTGGAGTTGTTTAG AGCTGTGCCAGGCCTGaaactcaagattgctgggaaatcTCTACCCACAGAGAAGTTTGCCATCCGGAAGTCCAGACGCTACCTCTCCCCTAAACCTATCTCATTACCCGTCCCTGCTCTG GAAATGATGTACATTTGGAATGGCTACGCTGTGATTGGGAAGCAGCCGGAACTCACAGATGGGATCCTTGAGATTATCATCAAGGCTGAAGAGATGCTGGAAAAGGGCCCAG AGAATGAGTATTCAGTGGATGACGAGTGCTTGGTGAAGCTGCTGAAAGGCCTGTGTCTGAAATATCTGGGCCGTGTCCAGGAGGCTGAGGAGAATTTCAGGAGCATCTCTGCCAA TGAAAAGAGGATTAAATATGACCACTACTTGATTCCAAATGCCCTGCTGGAGCTGGCCCTGCTGTTTATGGAGCAAGGCAGAAACGAAGAGGCCGTCAAACTCTTGGAAACTGCCAA GCAAAACTATAAGAATTATTCCATGGAGTCAAGGACACATTTTCGAATCCAGGCAGCCATACTCCAAGCCAAGTCTTCCCTAGAAAAGGGCAACAGATCTATGGTCTCATCAGTGTCCTTGTAG
- the TTC39A gene encoding tetratricopeptide repeat protein 39A isoform X2, translating to MTTAGAPGALPAGTPVSSLHEALDQCMTALDLFLTNQFSEALNYLKPRTKESMYHSLTYATILEMQAMMTFDPQDILLAGNMMKEAQSLCQRHRKKSSVTDSFSSLVHRPTMDQFTEEEIHAEVCYAECLLQRAALTFLQDENMVSFIKGGIKVRNSYQTYKELDSLVQSSQYCKGENHRHFEGGVKLGVGAFNLTLSMLPTRILRLLEFVGFSGNKDYGLLQLEEGASGHSFRAVLCVMLLLCYHTFLTFVLGTGNVNIEEAEKLLRPYLKRYPKGAIFLFFAGRIEVIKGNVDAAIRRFEECCEAQQHWKQFHHMCYWELMWCFTYKAQWKMAYFYADLLSKENSWSKATYIYMKAAYLSMFGKEDYKPFGDDEVELFRAVPGLKLKIAGKSLPTEKFAIRKSRRYLSPKPISLPVPALEMMYIWNGYAVIGKQPELTDGILEIIIKAEEMLEKGPENEYSVDDECLVKLLKGLCLKYLGRVQEAEENFRSISANEKRIKYDHYLIPNALLELALLFMEQGRNEEAVKLLETAKQNYKNYSMESRTHFRIQAAILQAKSSLEKGNRSMVSSVSL from the exons AACCAAGGAAAGCATGTACCACTCGCTGACTTATGCCACAATCCTGGAGATGCAGGCTATGATGACCTTTGACCCCCAGGACATCCTACTTGCTGGCAACATGATGAAGGAGGCGCAGTCGCTCTGTCAGAG GCACAGGAAGAAGTCCTCTGTAACAGATTCCTTCAGTAGCCTGGTGCACCGCCCCACTATGGACCAGTTCACAGAAG AGGAAATCCACGCTGAGGTCTGCTACGCAGAGTGCCTGCTGCAGAGAGCGGCCCTGACCTTCCTGCAG GACGAGAACATGGTGAGCTTCATCAAGGGCGGCATCAAAGTTCGAAACAGCTACCAGACCTACAA GGAGCTGGACAGCCTCGTGCAGTCCTCACAGTACTGCAAGGGGGAGAACCACAGGCACTTTGAAGGAGGGGTGAAGCTCGGCGTGGGCGCCTTCAACCTG ACGCTGTCCATGCTTCCTACCAGGATCCTGCGGCTGCTCGAGTTCGTAGGGTTTTCAGGAAACAAG GACTACGGGCTGCTGCAGCTGGAGGAGGGGGCGTCGgggcacagcttccgcgccgtgCTCTGCGTCATGCTGCTGCTCTGCTACCACACCTTCCTCACCTTCGTGCTTG GCACCGGGAACGTCAACATCGAGGAGGCAGAGAAGCTCTTGAGACCCTACCTGAAGCGATACCCTAAG GGCGCCATCTTCCTGTTCTTTGCGGGGCGGATTGAAGTCATTAAAGGCAATGTTGATGCG GCCATCCGGCGGTTCGAGGAGTGCTGTGAGGCCCAGCAGCACTGGAAGCAGTTCCACCACATGTGCTACTGGGAGCTGATGTGGTGCTTCACCTACAAGGCCCAGTGGAAGATGGCCTACTTCTACGCAGACCTGCTCAGCAAGGAGAACTCCTGGTCCAAG GCCACCTATATCTACATGAAGGCCGCCTACCTCAGCATGTTTGGGAAGGAGGACTACAAACCGTTCGGAGATGACGAAGTGGAGTTGTTTAG AGCTGTGCCAGGCCTGaaactcaagattgctgggaaatcTCTACCCACAGAGAAGTTTGCCATCCGGAAGTCCAGACGCTACCTCTCCCCTAAACCTATCTCATTACCCGTCCCTGCTCTG GAAATGATGTACATTTGGAATGGCTACGCTGTGATTGGGAAGCAGCCGGAACTCACAGATGGGATCCTTGAGATTATCATCAAGGCTGAAGAGATGCTGGAAAAGGGCCCAG AGAATGAGTATTCAGTGGATGACGAGTGCTTGGTGAAGCTGCTGAAAGGCCTGTGTCTGAAATATCTGGGCCGTGTCCAGGAGGCTGAGGAGAATTTCAGGAGCATCTCTGCCAA TGAAAAGAGGATTAAATATGACCACTACTTGATTCCAAATGCCCTGCTGGAGCTGGCCCTGCTGTTTATGGAGCAAGGCAGAAACGAAGAGGCCGTCAAACTCTTGGAAACTGCCAA GCAAAACTATAAGAATTATTCCATGGAGTCAAGGACACATTTTCGAATCCAGGCAGCCATACTCCAAGCCAAGTCTTCCCTAGAAAAGGGCAACAGATCTATGGTCTCATCAGTGTCCTTGTAG